In Vulpes lagopus strain Blue_001 chromosome 1, ASM1834538v1, whole genome shotgun sequence, a genomic segment contains:
- the MRPL2 gene encoding 39S ribosomal protein L2, mitochondrial has translation MALRALTRALGSLSLTPPAAAALGPGLLPAAQVTSSTLLQLPSSSVLIPCRPVLTSVALNANVVSWKSRTKYTITPVKMRKSGGRNHTGRIQVHGIGGGHKQRYRMIDFLRFRPELETKPGPFEEKVIMVRYDPCRSADIALVAGGSRKRWIVATENMQAGDIILNSDHIGRMAVAAREGDAHPLGALPVGTLINNVESEPGRGAQYIRAAGTCGVLLRKVNGTAIIQLPSKRQMQVLETCMATVGRVSNVDHNKRVIGKAGRNRWLGKRPSSGLWHRKGGWAGRKIRPLPPMKSYVKLPSAAAQN, from the exons ATGGCCCTCAGGGCACTGACTCGCGCTCTGGGCTCCCTGAGCCTGACGCCCCCAGCCGCCGCTGCCCTCGGCCCGGGCCTGCTGCCGGCAGCCCAG GTAACAAGTAGTACCCTTCTCCAGCTGCCCTCTTCCTCAGTGTTGATCCCCTGCCGCCCAGTGCTTACCTCTGTGGCCCTTAATGCCAATGTTGTGTCCTGGAAGAGTCGTACCAAGTACACCATTACGCCAGTGAAGATGAGGAAGTCTGGGGGCCGAAACCACACAG GACGAATCCAAGTGCATGGTATTGGCGGGGGCCACAAGCAGCGTTATCGCATGATTGACTTTCTGCGGTTCCGGCCTGAGCTGGAAACAAAGCCAGGACCTTTTGAAGAGAAGGTCATCATGGTCCGCTATGATCCCTGTAG ATCAGCAGACATAGCTCTGGTTGCTGGGGGCAGCCGGAAACGCTGGATCGTTGCCACAGAAAACATGCAGGCTGGAGATATAATTCTGAACTCTGACCACATAGGCCGAATGGCAG TTGCTGCTCGGGAAGGGGATGCACATCCTCTTGGGGCCTTGCCTGTGGGAACCCTCATCAACAACGTGGAGAGTGAGCCTGGCCGGGGGGCCCAGTATATCCGAGCCGCAG GGACATGTGGTGTGCTGCTTCGGAAAGTGAATGGAACAGCCATCATCCAGCTGCCGTCCAAGAGGCAGATGCAG GTTCTGGAAACGTGCATGGCAACAGTGGGCCGGGTATCCAACGTTGATCATAACAAACGGGTCATCGGCAAGGCTGGGCGGAACCGCTGGCTGGGCAAGAGGCCTTCCAGTGGGCTATGGCACCGAAAGGGGGGCTGGGCTGGCCGCAAGATTCGACCATTGCCTCCCATGAAGAGTTACGTCAAGCTGCCTTCGGCAGCTGCCCAAAACTGA